ATGGTGTTCGACCGGGGCCCCCTGGCCATTGGCGCCAAGGTATGGTGGCGAATTCCGGAGGATGAAAAAGAATATGAAGGCGATCCCCATGGCGATGACAACCCGGATATCGAAGATTACATGGGCAATTTTGAACTGCAGGCTGTGTATGGTCTGGAGGAACATCGTTTTACCATGCTGCTCAGAAACAATCTCGACAGCCCTAACCGGGGTGCCTTTGAGTTCACCTGGAGCTATCCCATCATAGGCAACCTGCGACTCTATACCCAATACTTCAATGGTTATGGTGAGAGCCTGATAGACTATAACGCTCACACCCAAAGGGTTGGTATTGGCATATCAATCAACGACTTACTTTAAGAGAACGCTAACCCATGAAGGCCTCTTCGGCCGGACAGCCAACCGCCACGCCACCCACCTTTGATGCTGTGTTGGCGGTGCTGGTCATTATCATTACCGTCAGCGCCATGCGACTGAGCCTGTTTCTCTGGCCACAAGAGCCCAGGGCCGATACCCTCACGGCTCGGGAGATGCGCCAGGATCTCTATATTCTGCAACGGGAAATCGCCGCCCACTCGGCATTTTTAAGCCTGGAGCCCGACATTAAGCAGCAGCGAATAGACAGCTATATCCGTGCCATGAGTAACCGTTATCCGGATCAGATCCCATCGCACCTGTTTGCCGCCGAAGTGCTGAAAATACTGAACCTGCTGGACGACCCTGGGGTTGCCACCGAGGCCGATGCCGAGTTTGGCCAGCGATTGCCGGTGCAGCTCAGACCCATGGAAGACAGCTGGCTGGCCTTGAACGAAAGCTTAACCCCATTTGATGAAAATTATCCTTTTATCAGCCACCTGGATGACATTCCCATGGCGCGATGGCAGGAAGCCGCCCAGGCTTTTCTACCTGCCAGCAGCAAGTACAGTCTCACAGAGCAGGCAACCTGGCTTGAGCGTACCAGCCTGCTGCGGGGTGAACTGGGATTGGTGCAAAAAAGCGAGGTAACCCTTACCCTGACCAATCCAGAGGGCCAGCAAAGGCGCACCAGTCTGACACTGTTGCCCCCCGCTCCCGATCCCTCTGTGATCGCAACGCCATTTGCCATCCAGCCCATGGCTGATCGTGGTTTTTGGGTGACCATTGGCGATTTGAACGAACTTGAGCAAAACCGGGCCATGATGCAGGAGTTGAAGCGCGCGATGGCGGCCAAACTTCTGGTATTGGATCTGCGCCGCACTCAGGGACAAAGTCCGGCTTTGCTGACTGTGCTGGGCGCCTATGCCGATGAAGACTCTACCATGCTTGGCTACGCCCGCTACCGAACCTCAGTGGACAAACGCAACGACTATTTGGGTAGCCGCGCATATCATGCCGTCAGCGAAGGACCACAATTGGTGGAAGACGAGGCCCACAGCCGCTTTGGCCAGTGGTACGCCAGAAGCCAGCCAAAGGCCGAAAAAGTGAGCGGCCGCCTGGCACTGATTGCCGGACCGGGATGTCGTCAGGAATGTGAGTGGATTGTGCACAGCGCCAAGGGCTGGCAGCGGGCCATTATCATAGGTGAAGACACCATGGGCGATCTGGGCAAGCTGCATGTATTTCAGTTGCCCAATCTCAAGCAGCGGTTTTATTTTTCCAGCTCACTGGCCTACGCCCTCGATGGCAGCCTGATTTCCGGTGCCGGCACCAGCCCGGATATCTGGGTGCCCGGCCAGGAGTCGTTCGATGCCGAAGGGATACTGGCACTGATTGGTGAGCTTGCCCCTGTCGATACCAAAACGCCTGCCGAGCCTTCCCCAGCAGAGCCCTCCGAGCAAGGGCAACAAGAGAACGTGCAACAAGAGAACGTGCAGCAAGAGAACCCGCTGCAAGAGGACGCCGACGAGAAAAGCCAGTCTCAACGCATCCAGGGTGAGCCCATCCATGACGGTTCCGGCGGGAATACCGCCCTTGCCACACCGGAAACTCACGTTAAGACCACAGAATCCCCAACGCCGCAGATTTCTCCAACGCCATAGTTTTCTCCATAGCCACAGAATTCCCCAACGCCTTAGAGTTCCCCATAGCCATGGGTTCCCCAGCGTCCCCAAGCACCATAAGCACCGTTAGTCGCGGTGCTGTGGGTTAACCGTGGTGCCACCGAGGTTCCCCTCTCTGGGGGGCGGCTATCACCCTGAGACCCGACAATGATGAAAAGTGACAGCAAAGCAGGCCAAGCCATTTTCCGGCCATAAAAAAACGCCGCTTTCGCGGCGTTTTTAATGGAGCAAAGGAGCGCACTCCTGTCAGGGCTTGGTCACAAAGCCAGTGTTAAATACCGGACCCTGCTCGTTGATATCCATCCCCATTTGCACCTGCATCTTGTAGTCCTTGAGGGCTTCGAGCTCTTCAGGGATTTCCTCACCCGAGGCTTCCATCAGGGTCATCAGAGGCGACAGCAGACGACCATAATCGGCCGACATACCAAAGAGGCCATTGGCGGCCAGGGTCTCCCCCTTGAGGCTGTCTGCCATGCGTTTTCCGCCTTCACCGCTGTAAACTACCAGATGCTGACCACGCAGCCCCAGCTTGGCGGTAACACCAAACTCAGCGGGGATATAATCAGACAGGTCGACATCATCACCAGACTTGAGATTGATTTGCCCCAGCATAGGCGCAAAGGGTTTTACCATATCAAACAGGAAGGCCGGGTCTTCGGCAGAAAGACTGACCAGGGCATCCAGCTTTTTCAGACTTGGCTCGTCGTTCACTATCTGCAGATCATAGTCCAGCACGGCTGCGCCTATGCCCTTGACGCCATCTGCCATGGCGGTTGCCATGCCCAGCATGGCCGGGTTGGCGGCTTCCATTTCGGATTGCAATTCGGCCAGTGGCTGACACTGCAAACGGGGCGACATAAAGTCGTTCCAAACCTTGTTCAGTGAAGGCGCCAGCTGACCCACGTCCAGCCCCAGCCCCATGGCCATTACACTGTCACCGGGCTTTTGCACGTAACCGGCTATGTAGCCGCGCATCTTGTCCAGCGCCTTGATAACGACTTCATTGCGGGTTTCCAGCACCATCTTCATGTCCATGCTGGCTTGCTTGCTGTCCACTTTCATTGTGGTCAGCCCGGCGACGGTACGGGGCCAGTTGGCCGCGATGGCGTTGAGCTCGGTCTGGCACTCGGGCGTGCGCAGTTCCAGGAAGGGATCTTCACCTGTCTTGGCAAAGAGGTTCATCAGCTGTTTGCCCAGCTGGTTATCACCGGATACGACCGCACGCACCAACTCCTGATGGTTGATGTAGCTGACACTGTCATCCATAAAACCGTGGGTTTTAATGATATCGGCCAGCAACTTGGTGCCTGACAGAGGGTTGGTGACCTTGGTCACGCCCAGTGCATGCTCCAGCAGCGTGGGATCCTGGAAACTGGTATTGAGGGTCACACTCACCATGCCCTCACGATCGGCAATCACCAGTTCCACTTTTTCTTCGTCGTTGGCATCGGACAGCAGATAACTGCGGTAACTCTGCCCGGCAATGGTCCCCTGGGTATGCTGCCAACCGCTGGCCTGCTCGGCCTCATCCATTAGCTTCCAGAAGGCGGTAGTATCGGCCACTTCCATGCGGGCAACGGGCAAGGCGCCCAGGGTATAGAAGAAGCCACGGCTTTGGTCGCCAAGGCCGAAGCGCTTGAGCATCGCGGCGGGATCCTTCAGCCCTTCCACATAGGCCTTATACAGGTACATGCCGAAGTGAACGCTGGGCTCGGTAATCTCATCCATCTCTTCTTGCAACAGCGGGCTTTGTGCCAAATGGGCCGAGTTGCCTGCGGTAGCGATCAGATAATCCTTGATAGGAAATGGCTTCAGCTGGCCCGAAAAAATGGGGGTGTCAGCGGGAATGTAATCGAGTGCTGGATTGGTCAAGGCGCCCTGGCCTTGCTGCTGGCTGTACCAATAGGCTCCCGCTCCGGCGGCGATTATGGCCACGGCTAGCGCAAGTTTTTTCATGGAAGACTCCGTTCTGTTCGAATATATAAATGCAGGCAAACCCGGACTCAATTCCTCAAGTCCGGCATCCCTTAGTCAGATAAAGGTTTAATGAATAAGGGAATAACCGGACAAAAGTAACACAGTAAGGAGAGAAAGTGGTAATGCCCCGGATAGCCCAGGAGGAGAGAGGGGGCTATCCGGGGAAAGGGAATGATTGCCAAGCGCCAGCAAGTCAATCAACGAGCATCGGCCACAGGGGCCAGGTTTTCGAGCTTCAACACCCCTTACAGAGGATCATCAAGAGGGATGACCAAGGCTCCGTGGGACTAACCCAAGGGTGACTACTCAAAACCATCTACGGGAACTTACAACTATAGCCCAAGTCTTAAAATTGTGAACAAGCTTGTGGAAAAAAATGTACAAAAGTTTTATTAAACGCTAAACAAAGGCGCCTTAGTCGATTTATATCAATTAATTATAAAAAATAACCCTGTTGAAAACCTTATCCACACCCATCAGGATGGCACATCCTTTTCGGGGTGTGCATTTCAGGGCAGCACACTCAACATAAACCGATTCCCATAAAAAAAGGCTGCCGAAGCAGCCTTTTCATCCTCTATCACCTTCTGATTATCAGAAGTTGTAATTCAGACGTGCGTAGTAGTAACCGCCGTTGAATCCATAGGGTGAAGTCACAGGGTAAGCCGCACCCGCAATACCGGCCCATGGGTTGTCATCTGGGTAGGTATCAAACAGGTTTTGTGCACCCACTGCCAGGCTCCAGTTGTCGTTGAAGTCATAACCTACTTCAGCGTCAAAGGTCACAGTAGAGCCATTGTAGATTGGCAAATCACCTTCTGAATCCAGGTGGTCTTCATAGAACTCACCGTAGTAGTTCATGCGAACCATAGAGCGCAGGTTGGCACCCAGCTCCTGGGTCCAGGTCAGGGTACCCTTGTGGTGTGGGAGCGCTTCTTCAAGCACCTTCACGCGGGCTTCGCTGATGTTGTCCGGATTGAATCTGTCAACGGTGGTTTCAGTCCAGTTATAGGCCAGCGCAAAGTTGGCGCCATCCAGCCAATCAGGTGCGTAACTGGCAACCAAATCGACACCCTGAGTCGTGGTATCGAAGTCATTTGTGAAGTAGAGCACTGAACTGTAGCTGTTGGCATCCAGCACACCCTGAGCAATCAGCGCATCCTTATCCGCCTGGGTCAGCTCCTGGTTGGAACTCTGGGTGATACGGTCTTCCAGGGTAATGTGGAAGTAATCCGCCGTCAGGAAGAACTCACCCACAGTCAACACGGCACCAAATGACAGGTTAACCGAAGTTTCCGGCTCCAGCGGTGTCGCCCCTTTCTGGATGGAGATAGGGTTGGTAGGAGGCAGGGTTGCCTGATCTTCCAACTGACCACCGGAGAACGCCGTTGTTACGTTACGCACGTTGCTCTGGCCCACTGTAGGAGCACGGAAGCCGGTGCTGGCCGCGGCACGCAGCGAGAAGTCGTCGGTCACATTATAGATGGAGCTCAGTTTCCAGTTGGTGGTTGAACCGAAATCATCATAGTACTCGTAACGCAGGGCACCGGTTACCAACCAGCTATCGGTCAGATCGTGCTCGGCATCGAAGTAAGCGGCGTAGTTATTGCGGCTCCATGAACCAGAGTCCTGGGGTTTAAAGCCGGGGAAACCGTTGGAACCGATACCAAAACCCTGGGTGTACAGTGGGCCAAGCTCAAAGGAGGCTGGGTCGCCATTGTAGATTTCAAAGGTCTCACGGCGGAATTCCAAACCGGCGGCGAAGCTCCACTCATCCACTTCAAAGTAGCTGAAATCCAGAGACGCACCGCGCTCCATCTGCACATAACGACCGGGATTGAAGTCGGTAGGCGAATCTGGGCCCAGAGAGGCGTTGACTGTGTTCTTGATGTAGAAATCGGCGTCACTCTTACCGTAGCTGACACCAAAATCGTAGTTCAGGTTACTTGCTGTGGTGCCTTTCACACCGGCGCTCAGGGAGGTGTCTTCAATGACACCACCAAAACGTGGCGTAAAGCCACCGGGGAACATTTCATTGAACACAAAGCAATCTGGATCGTTCTTCACCTGTGCCAGTGCCACTGGATCAGGCACGTTGTTGGTGATGGTGATAACGGGGCAGTTACCGGACATATCACCGGTCAGATCACCCACCAGCAGCGTCTCACCATCATCACCGCTGTATACGCCACCGCGGTTATTGGGGTTACGGAAGTAAAAGCCACCTTCTACGTCACGGCGGGCCCAGTTACCAAACATGTAAGCAGTTTGATTGGCATTGAGATCCAGACCGGCGTTAAAGAAAAACTTAAAGTCTTCTTTGGTTTCAGGGGCACCCCAAATCTGAGCGGGGTTCGCCACGGCAGTGTTACCGGCGGCGATCAAGTCGGCAGCATCATCACGCTGCACGCTGCGACTGGTGGCATCAGCGGTTTTATATTCGGCGCTGACGTTAAAGAAACCGTTATCAGTCAGTGGCATACCCACGTTGGCCGCGATCATGGGGCTGGAACCATCCCCTTCGTAAAACTCACCGTAACGGGCTTCGATGGTGCCACCTTCGGCATTGTCTTTGAGCTGGAAGTTAATCACGCCGGCAATAGCATCAGAGCCGTACTGGGCCGCAGCGCCATCACGCAGTACTTCAACCTGCTTGAGTGCAACAGCGGGGATCACCGAAATGTCTGGGCCCTGGGCACCGTTTGACACACCACCGCCCAGGAAAGAAATAACGGCAGCACGATGACGACGCTTACCGTTTAACAAAATCAATGTATGGTCAGGCGCCAGACCGCGCATGTTAGCGGGGCGCACCAGAGTTGCGGCATCTGAAATGGGTTGGGCATTAACGTTATAAGAAGGAACTACCTTGCCAAGCAGGTCGTTCATGTCGGTGGTACCATTCTTGGTGAACTCTTCATTTCCTATGATGTCTACCGGCACTGGGGATTCACCCACTGAGCGAGGTGCAGCACGAGAACCCACGACGGCAATCTTCTCGATATTATCGCTCGCCTGTGCTTCTTCCTGCGCCTCTTCGGCCCAGGCTGCACTTGCCCCCATAACCCCTGTCAAAGCCAGCGAGACTGCCAAGCTCAATGAGCTCAAGCCAAACTTTTTAGTGTCTTGTATGGTCATCATCTTTGCTCTCAATTGTTTATTATGTTTTTTATCTCTTCGGGACCTGTCGGCAACCATCCCGAAGGCACTTCCCAAGGACAGCAAAATTGTCCCCCAGACATTTCTATAACACTTTAGAATCACATTCCATTACATTTTCTAACAATTAAGTTAACATTATCACAACACAATTCAAATCAACTATTTACGTGAGAATTATTTTTACTGAATAGAGTGCTGGTCAAAAATCAACCGCAGACGATAAAACCATCGTTTGTGCTGTAAAGCGACTTCAGTGCAAATGGCGATGACAAAAGGATTTTCTGGTGGGTGCAGGCATTGACCGCAGCGGCACTGGCCGCCTAAGCTGGAGATTATCCCCGTAGCTGCAATGCCTTCATCAGCAGGAATACTGGCATGTTAAATAACGATAATAATCAGCTGGATTTAAACGAATACGCCTCATTGATTGATTTGTTCACCAAGGCCTGTAAGCGCTTTGGCGACAAGCCGGCTTTTGCATGTTTAGGCAAAAGCCACAGTTTCAATGAGATAGACAAACTGTCGACGGATTTTGCGGCATTTTTGCAACATCACACCCAATTGCAACCGGGGGACAAGGTCGCCATTCAACTGCCCAACCTCACTCAGTTTGTCATTGCTGCTTATGGCGTGCTCAAGGCCGGCATGGTGCTGGTAAACACCAATCCGCTGTACACAGAGCGTGAGCTTATTCATCAGTTTAAAGACTCAGGGGCGAAGGTGTTGGTGGTGCTTTCCGATCTGCTGCCGACTCTGGCCAAGGTGGTGGCTGAAACCCCGATAGAGCTGGTGATATCCACCCATGCGCTGGATTTGGTCAGCCCACAGATACAGCCCAAAACCGGACTGAAGAACATCGAGTTTCTCAAAGCCCTGAACCTTGGCAGTCAGGAAAGCTGGCAACCGGTTGCCGCCAACCACAGCACGCTGGCGGCATTGCAGTACACGGGCGGCACCACAGGGCTCTCCAAGGGTGCCATGCTCAGCCACGGCAACCTGATAGCCAACGCCCTTCAATGCCGCGATCGCCTGGCCAATGTCATTACCCCCGGGGAAGACATTTTTGTTGCCCCCCTGCCCATCTACCATATCTATGCGTTCCTGGTGAATCTGGTGCTTTTTGTCGAACAGGGCGCCTGCTCGGTACTCATCCCCAATCCCAGAGATATTCCGTCGCTGATAAAAACCCTGGCGAAGTATCCCTTCACCGGATTTGCCGGGCTCAACACCCTGTTTGTGGCCCTGTGCCATCAGGAAGAATTCCGCGCACTCGATTTCAGCCATCTGAAACTCACCATTTCCGGTGGCACGGCTCTGACCGAAGCCGCAGCGGGTCTGTGGCAGCAAACCACCGGCTGCACCATCAGCGAAGGCTATGGATTATCGGAAACCTCACCGGTGATCACCTTAAACCAGCCCGGTGCAGAACGGCTGGGCACCATAGGTCGGCCGGTGCTGGCCACTGAAGTGCAGATTCTGGACGAAGATGAAACCCCGGTTCCCATGGGGCAAGCGGGTGAACTGGCGGTGCGCGGACCACAGGTGATGTCCGGCTATTGGCAGCAAGCCGGTGAAACCGAGCGGGTATTCAGCAAAGATGGTTTCTTCAAGACAGGTGATATTGCCATTGCCGAGCCCGATGGCTGTTATCGCATCGTAGATCGTAAAAAAGACATGATTATTGTCTCAGGCTTTAATGTGTACCCCAATGAGGTGGAGAACGTGTTAGCGAGCCACCCCGCGGTGCTGGAGTGTGCTGTCATCGGCGTCGCCGATGAGCGCAGCGGCGAAGCGGTAAAAGCCGTTATCGTGCTCAAACCATCGGTAGAAGCAGATGACGCCAGAGCCGCCATCACAGCCCACTGCCAGGCCAATCTTGCCGGCTACAAGCAGCCCAGGCACATCGAGTTTGTGGCATCACTGCCAAAAAGCACAGTAGGCAAAATATTGCGCCGCGCCCTCAGAAGCTGAGCGCCACAACAAACACAAGCCCTGCCAACAAAAACACCTCGCCATAAACGAGGTGTTTTTACTTGCGGGTATCACAGGGCTTGCTCTTTAACGCCTCACCTTAGATTGACGGGCTTTCGTCACAGCAACAATCCCCACATTTCATGGGTTTCACGGGCCAGGGCTTCACGAAAATCCGGGTGGGCAATATCAATCAAAGAACGGGCCCGCTCACGAATGGATTTACCGCGCATGTAGGCCACACCGAATTCGGTCACTATGTAGTGCACATGGGCGCGGGTGGTCACCACCCCGGCACCGGGAGACAACACTGTACTGATGCGGGACACCTTGCCTCCGGCTGCCGTACTCGGCATGGCAATCACAGAGCGGCCCCCTTCAGAGAGTCCGGCGCCGCGGATAAAGTCCATTTGGCCGCCCACACCGGAATAAATACGGGTCCCTATGGAGTCGGCGCACACCTGACCGGTCACATCCACCTGCAGTGCCGAGTTAATGGCCATCACCTGCGGGTTACGGCGGATGATGGCGGTGTCGTTGACCTGCTCAATATCCAAAAATGCCACCTGGGGATTGTCGTCCACAAAGTCGTAAAGCCTGCGGCTACCCAAAGCAAAACCCGTTACCAGCTTGCCGGTGGCGAAGCGTTTGCGGCTGTTATCCACCACGCCGCGCTCCACCAAACTCAAGATGCCGTCAGAAAACAGCTCCGTATGCACCCCCAGGTGCTGGTGATTGCCAAGACAACCCAGCACGGCATCGGGAATACCACCAATCCCCATCTGTAAGCAGTCACCGTCGCGTACCAGCGCCGCCACATTACGGCCAATGGCCTGGCTTACCGCATCTGTCGTCGCCAGAGCATGTTCCGGTAGCTCCATGGGCGCTTCAAACACGGCATCAAAACGGGTCAGCGGAAGAAAACTGTCGCCGTGGGTACGGGGCATACGGGGGTTGATATGGGCAATTATCTTACCAGCCACCTCACAGGCGGCGCGGGTCGCCTCCACTGAAATACCAAGAGAACACATGCCATGCTTATCCGGCGGTGACACCTGCACTATTGCAGTGTCGATACGCTGCTCACGGCGGCGAAAAAGCTTTGGTACTTCGGATAAAAACACCGGCACATAGTCGGCACGGGCACTGGCGAGCAGTTCACGGGTCGGCTTGCCACCAAAATAGCAGCGATGGCGCAAATGCCCCTCAAGCTCTGGGCCACTGAGGCATTCGGCATGCTCAGTATGTAATTGTAATAGCGTGAGATTAGTGCGGTTTAGCGCATGTTCAGCCAGGGCCTCCAGCAAGAGTCTAGGCGTCGCCCCCATGGAGTGGGTCCAGATGAATTCGTCATTATCGATTAACGACACCGCCTCCAGAGCGGTGGCACAGTACTTGGGTACCATCGGGCTTCCTTGATGAATCAGACATTGCTGTTATAGCAGCTAATTTCAACCTTCATCCCGACACAGATCATGTTTTGGCCGGCTAATGGGCCGAAATCCAGAGCACAGATAGTTGGCAACAGATTTACTGAAATGCATGGCTGATGCGTCAGCCTTATCGCGCCATACTCTCACAAGCATATATTTTTAAAGAAATAATTTAGCCAGCCTTCCTGAGGCCCTGGCCCCCTCAAGCCTCTACAGTAATTCAACCCAAAATGAATACTGAATTAACTGTGATCTGAACCGCAGAATTTCTGATTAAGCTGTGCCACAAAACCCTCTGGCAATTGGTTAATTTTTAAACAAAAGATCCATTACCTTTGCCTGTTAATGCTGCCGATAGAGGGAGACTGTCATGCTGAAGAAAGTGAGCCGACTCGATTACTTTACCCTGCAGGTTTTTATCGGACTGGTTGAGCTTAAAAGCGGCAGTGCGGTGGCCGAGCGCTTGCGTACCACACAGTCCAAGGTGAGCCGCTGCCTGACCTGCCTGCGGGAAGTGCTGGAAGATGAACTCTTTATCCGTCAGCAGTATGGCTTCGAGCCCAATCAGGTAGCCGTCACCATCTATCCCATGGTCAAAACCATATTGGAGCAGTACGACAAGATAGTGGCCGCCACCATAGACAAGGGGGCCGAGCCCTATCAGCTCAGTGTCGCCACCTATGAACAGTGGTCGCTGATGGCAATGAACTGTGTGCATAACACCTGTCACTGCATCGAGGGTGGGGTGAGCATTAATATTCAACCCTGGACCGACAAGATCCACCAACGCCTGTGTCAGGGCAAGGTGGACTGCAGTATCTCCACCGAACCCATTAATCACCCCATGGTGAACAACTTTAAGCTGGGGGATATCACTCACTTCTTCATCGTCGCCCGTCGTGGCCACCCTATTTTAAGCAGTGATGCTCCCTTAACGCAGATGTTTAACTACCATATCGCCCTGGTAAACACCCACTTACAGGAGCAGGAGCCTCATCCCATAGAGGTCTACGCCAAAGCCAGGCATATCGAGATCCGCGTGGCCCTCAAGAGTCCGAGCCTGAGGATGGTGGTGGATCATGTCAGTCACAGCGAGGATATCGCCCTGCTCTCCTCAGCAATGTCGATGGCCTATTTCGAAAATCGCGACGATGTGGACTATCTGGATATCTCGAAAATCTGGCTGCAAACCACAGAACTCGAGACACAAAGCTACTATCTGCATTGCCACAAGGGGATAAAGCCGGAGCTCACCCACTGCCTGCGCAGGGTGCTGACGGAAAAATTGCACGAGATGCAGGCCCACTGCGATCAGGTGGCCCAGGAAAATACCCGGGACTTGCCGACCCTTTAGCCAGCGCCTTTAGCCCAAGGCTCAAGCCAGGCGCAAACCCGACAAGCCACATGAACCCGCTGACAGCTGGATGCCTGTGCTAATGCACGTTCTGCTTGATAAGCTGGCCTATCTCCTGCTTCATCCACTCGAGATGCGCACCACCACGACCACTGCGGCTCAGCATATAG
This portion of the Shewanella amazonensis SB2B genome encodes:
- a CDS encoding S41 family peptidase, translating into MKASSAGQPTATPPTFDAVLAVLVIIITVSAMRLSLFLWPQEPRADTLTAREMRQDLYILQREIAAHSAFLSLEPDIKQQRIDSYIRAMSNRYPDQIPSHLFAAEVLKILNLLDDPGVATEADAEFGQRLPVQLRPMEDSWLALNESLTPFDENYPFISHLDDIPMARWQEAAQAFLPASSKYSLTEQATWLERTSLLRGELGLVQKSEVTLTLTNPEGQQRRTSLTLLPPAPDPSVIATPFAIQPMADRGFWVTIGDLNELEQNRAMMQELKRAMAAKLLVLDLRRTQGQSPALLTVLGAYADEDSTMLGYARYRTSVDKRNDYLGSRAYHAVSEGPQLVEDEAHSRFGQWYARSQPKAEKVSGRLALIAGPGCRQECEWIVHSAKGWQRAIIIGEDTMGDLGKLHVFQLPNLKQRFYFSSSLAYALDGSLISGAGTSPDIWVPGQESFDAEGILALIGELAPVDTKTPAEPSPAEPSEQGQQENVQQENVQQENPLQEDADEKSQSQRIQGEPIHDGSGGNTALATPETHVKTTESPTPQISPTP
- a CDS encoding TonB-dependent receptor plug domain-containing protein: MTIQDTKKFGLSSLSLAVSLALTGVMGASAAWAEEAQEEAQASDNIEKIAVVGSRAAPRSVGESPVPVDIIGNEEFTKNGTTDMNDLLGKVVPSYNVNAQPISDAATLVRPANMRGLAPDHTLILLNGKRRHRAAVISFLGGGVSNGAQGPDISVIPAVALKQVEVLRDGAAAQYGSDAIAGVINFQLKDNAEGGTIEARYGEFYEGDGSSPMIAANVGMPLTDNGFFNVSAEYKTADATSRSVQRDDAADLIAAGNTAVANPAQIWGAPETKEDFKFFFNAGLDLNANQTAYMFGNWARRDVEGGFYFRNPNNRGGVYSGDDGETLLVGDLTGDMSGNCPVITITNNVPDPVALAQVKNDPDCFVFNEMFPGGFTPRFGGVIEDTSLSAGVKGTTASNLNYDFGVSYGKSDADFYIKNTVNASLGPDSPTDFNPGRYVQMERGASLDFSYFEVDEWSFAAGLEFRRETFEIYNGDPASFELGPLYTQGFGIGSNGFPGFKPQDSGSWSRNNYAAYFDAEHDLTDSWLVTGALRYEYYDDFGSTTNWKLSSIYNVTDDFSLRAAASTGFRAPTVGQSNVRNVTTAFSGGQLEDQATLPPTNPISIQKGATPLEPETSVNLSFGAVLTVGEFFLTADYFHITLEDRITQSSNQELTQADKDALIAQGVLDANSYSSVLYFTNDFDTTTQGVDLVASYAPDWLDGANFALAYNWTETTVDRFNPDNISEARVKVLEEALPHHKGTLTWTQELGANLRSMVRMNYYGEFYEDHLDSEGDLPIYNGSTVTFDAEVGYDFNDNWSLAVGAQNLFDTYPDDNPWAGIAGAAYPVTSPYGFNGGYYYARLNYNF
- a CDS encoding AMP-binding protein — its product is MLNNDNNQLDLNEYASLIDLFTKACKRFGDKPAFACLGKSHSFNEIDKLSTDFAAFLQHHTQLQPGDKVAIQLPNLTQFVIAAYGVLKAGMVLVNTNPLYTERELIHQFKDSGAKVLVVLSDLLPTLAKVVAETPIELVISTHALDLVSPQIQPKTGLKNIEFLKALNLGSQESWQPVAANHSTLAALQYTGGTTGLSKGAMLSHGNLIANALQCRDRLANVITPGEDIFVAPLPIYHIYAFLVNLVLFVEQGACSVLIPNPRDIPSLIKTLAKYPFTGFAGLNTLFVALCHQEEFRALDFSHLKLTISGGTALTEAAAGLWQQTTGCTISEGYGLSETSPVITLNQPGAERLGTIGRPVLATEVQILDEDETPVPMGQAGELAVRGPQVMSGYWQQAGETERVFSKDGFFKTGDIAIAEPDGCYRIVDRKKDMIIVSGFNVYPNEVENVLASHPAVLECAVIGVADERSGEAVKAVIVLKPSVEADDARAAITAHCQANLAGYKQPRHIEFVASLPKSTVGKILRRALRS
- a CDS encoding acetyl-CoA hydrolase/transferase family protein, whose protein sequence is MVPKYCATALEAVSLIDNDEFIWTHSMGATPRLLLEALAEHALNRTNLTLLQLHTEHAECLSGPELEGHLRHRCYFGGKPTRELLASARADYVPVFLSEVPKLFRRREQRIDTAIVQVSPPDKHGMCSLGISVEATRAACEVAGKIIAHINPRMPRTHGDSFLPLTRFDAVFEAPMELPEHALATTDAVSQAIGRNVAALVRDGDCLQMGIGGIPDAVLGCLGNHQHLGVHTELFSDGILSLVERGVVDNSRKRFATGKLVTGFALGSRRLYDFVDDNPQVAFLDIEQVNDTAIIRRNPQVMAINSALQVDVTGQVCADSIGTRIYSGVGGQMDFIRGAGLSEGGRSVIAMPSTAAGGKVSRISTVLSPGAGVVTTRAHVHYIVTEFGVAYMRGKSIRERARSLIDIAHPDFREALARETHEMWGLLL
- a CDS encoding LysR family transcriptional regulator, coding for MLKKVSRLDYFTLQVFIGLVELKSGSAVAERLRTTQSKVSRCLTCLREVLEDELFIRQQYGFEPNQVAVTIYPMVKTILEQYDKIVAATIDKGAEPYQLSVATYEQWSLMAMNCVHNTCHCIEGGVSINIQPWTDKIHQRLCQGKVDCSISTEPINHPMVNNFKLGDITHFFIVARRGHPILSSDAPLTQMFNYHIALVNTHLQEQEPHPIEVYAKARHIEIRVALKSPSLRMVVDHVSHSEDIALLSSAMSMAYFENRDDVDYLDISKIWLQTTELETQSYYLHCHKGIKPELTHCLRRVLTEKLHEMQAHCDQVAQENTRDLPTL